From the genome of Solanum lycopersicum chromosome 12, SLM_r2.1:
aataattggctgaaatatttataaaataaaataataaaaaaagtttcaatttaaaaaaagatccagtaaaaaaaaatagctaTCGCTGCAATAcaacacaattaaaaaaaatactaaaatcacTGCCTTTGCAGCTATTTGCTTAAAAAGCCAAAATCATTGCAACTGCACCGATTttacaatttataatttaaaaaaacaaaataaatttcactaaaattgTTGCAAATGCAGCGATTTAAAAAACACAATTAAAATATAAGGCAgcaattttgtataaaaaaaaactttaaaaacaacaacaacaatcattGCCGAGACAgcgatttcaaaataaaaataaaaataattttacttaacGCCGTCAAAATAAATTACTACGTCAGTAGCGATTGAACTGTTTTAGTTAGAAAGTGTTTTGATACaccctttttattaaaaaaataatttttttttgcctaTGAACTCCGAACTCTACTTAATCATAAGTTTAGCACTAACTTCAAGTTGATTCACTATCAAATTGAATTTTATCAGAGATACTTTATTAAAGCAACATACCCCTATTCATGCatcatattaacatatttaacttaaatattaTACTGAATATTTACGGGGTACAATTATTAACGTGCAACAGTACACTTActgtattatttatttgtcttttaAGCTTCTACGGCATCTTCTTGTTACATAAGATTCTGGATACAAACGTTCATTTCATCCATTTTACAATAATACAATGTGTGATATTCTTGTCAATTTCCCAATACGTTGAACAATAGACCGAACGTATTTGAAAATTCTTTTCTTATCGAATGGCGTGTGAATCAAGTCTCACGTTCACAACATCTTCATCTGTACATTACTACTTCGTTTTAGTCCCACTTAACATGAACCCTTTTGACCTCTAGAGTTTGTCACCAAACCTCTAACAATTACAATCAAATAGAATATTAAGAAAACCCAATTTACTACTTTTAACCAAATATATCTGCATGTGTAATAAATGAAGTAGAAGGTTCAACGTTTGTagattatttaaagaaaatgcacCCATCACAAGTCTGCCAATGATTATTTTCTACCAAAATATATGGCTATATATCTAACACCTCTACTATCTTAGACTATAAAAGCTATAAATCTAATGCCTCAGGCAGTGAGGAGCTCGcaaaatattaactcaaatgTATCTGAAAATGGGGATGGCAAAACTTCAAagtatcattttctttttatgtttaattaatttaggcgTTGGCAAATTTGATTCCTTTCTCAATGGACGATTTCAGTTCTGGTTTAAGAGCTTCAAGTCCTTCTTTCTCGTAGTCTGAAAGTGCGCCTAATCCTAACACTTCTTCCACACCATTTTTCCCAAGTCTCACCTGAAGAGAGTTAAACAAGTGCTGAAATCAGAAGAACGATAACCAACAAAATTTGgtagtttttatcttttcttaCGTCCTAAATCTCCCATTTTATACACTCGTTGTGAGAAGGATAATCAAATTGTTCTCACAGTTGAAAATAATGTCATCGACTGACCCAACATGAACATCCTTCCACACAGATGCAAAATCGAGTGATGGTAAGACAAATACATTTAATAGAAAATAGGGACTCAAGCACCATTTAGGTTAGAAGCCGATATCATTACCTTGGATGCAAAGAATGGCAGGTCTGTCACAGTCGATTGTACGAATGAACACTCTACAACATCTGGAACCCCATTCAGTCCCTTCAAGCAAGCATCCGCGAAGATGGCACCAGCATAGCTGCAGAAGTGAAACAAATTCCTCAAAACCCAGTAACCACACAAAGAAAGATATGCAGATAAGGTGTATAGGACCAGCGATAAAAAATAGAAGTCCTCTTATGTTTTATAACAATATCTTCTACTGATATACTGAGTGGGGCAAGTTCACTTCAATACATTATTTTGACAAGTAGTTCACTTCAATATTAGGTGCATGGAAACTTTATATTCAAAACGTTATCAAGATTGCACAATCTTGGCCACTATGCAGCATGTGTTAATTTCCAGATGTGGCATGTGACAACACATGCAGAAAAAGGTATTCCGTATTGCGAAAACCTGTCAAAATATTTTCGCTCCATTTTGatttacatgaatttatttaattgtgcaGAGTGTTCACGAAAGAAAAGAATTGGGACTTGTGCTCTTAAACATGTTATAACATTTGTGTGGCTACCAAAGCTTCTCATCAAGGGTAAAATGGAAAGTTTATTAAATTACTTCCAGGTTTAGGAAGTCTTTCTTTTTGTGAGGACTATAAAGGAGATATGGTCACATAAAGTGGAACAAATAGAGTTGTCAAGCAACTCTAGACCCTCTTTACAAGAATCTGACTCTCGTTAGGGGAAGACACGTACGCAGGTGTTCCTAGTCAATACCAGAAAGTTCTTGCCACCAAACAGAGAAACTTTCATGAAATCAGTGAAacttaaataagtaaaagagagaTTTGAATAGGAACATACGCCATCGAGAGGGTGGCTGAACCCTTTCCAGCCTTGGCCTCCACAACTTCAGTGCCACCATCTTGGGTACGCTTGGTAAGTGCCTGAATGTCTTCACTTGACAAATTTGCACTTGGAGTGGCCTATTGCAACATTTAGAGATAACAACAAGACAAGAAATAATAAAGTTACAAGGTGGAGTTCATCTTTTTTTATGAGTCAACGTagacataattttaaataaccTAGATAAAACAATAGAAAAGAAAGATTACTTGGGAAAATAACGGGAGGATAGTTACGCCAGCATGACCACCAACAACAGGGACATTGACATCTGGAACAATGCACCAAATTTTTTGTAGTGAATAAAAACTTTACATGAATTGACGGTTTAATACAATGAAATAGAAGCAAATCAAAGATGGAAATCACAACGATGCATACCAGCAACGTTAACTTTAGCTTTTCCAGCATAGAAAGTCTTTGCCCTAACAACGTCAAGTGTGGTCACTCCAAAGAGTCTCTTCTCATCATAGGTTCCAGCCTTCTTGAACACCTCAGATGCAATTGGGACAGTGGAATTCACGGGGTTGCTGATCACATTGACAAGTGCCTTTTGGAGATTTGAAGGGAAGGCATTAGAGGAAAGAGGAAGAGTCGGTATTTCTTACTCGAACATCTTAACTAATATGTAACAAATATGGGTGCTTACATGAGGGCAATACTTTGCAATAGCTGTGCAAAGAGACTTAACAATACCAGCATTAATGTTGAACAGATCATCACGGGTCATACCAGGTTTCCGTGGCACACCAGCTGGAATAATGACAACATCAGCTCCCTCCAAAGCCTTCCCTAGCTGTTCTTCTCCTGCATAACCCAAAATCTGCAAgtccatgaaaaaaataatggtCAAGGAACTGCAAGGACTAGAGATCAGACACTGAGGTCGTTCAGTCTGTGGATTGCAGGTGAGGCAAGTGGGATAAAAAGTATAACATTATTTGGCTTATTGTGCAAAGGATTACATCATTAGGATAAAAGTAAGAGGTCGTTTGGGAGatccatatttttcaaaataaacccCCAACTAAATTCTGCATTAGTTGTTTAGTGTTTGGTTTTCACTTTTACTCTCAGTATTCACAATATCAACATTAATTATGTAGTATTACCAAATTCAGTAATGTATAACATTACAAGTATTAGGAATAGATGCATAAGAGCACATAAATCAGAAAAGAATAACATTTTATTTGATCACTTATTCAGTTAACCATTTCTTACATATTATCTCTCCGTATATTTTGAGAAAAGTTTGTATATTTACTATAAAGTAATAAGAACATCAGGCAATTTAATTAACTATACCTCAATCTCTAACTGCAGGAGTCAATGATATAAATGTTCTAGATATCTTGCTGTATTTGGTCCATCtcaatttgatattattatatcttttatGGTAAACTAGGAGTCCCTAAAACTATAAGTTCTTCAAACTTCAGACCAATCCCTATTTGAAGCTAAAGCTAGTGTAGCAATGACTAAGGCTTAGTCTAGCTAATTCGTATCTCTTATAGATCTTTTGTTCTATATTCTTAGATAAATCCGCATTGATACAGAAGGATTATACTACTTTTAAAGCAATTTTCTTCCACGTGATTTTAGTTCAACCTGATCTCTTTTTATAGCATCTTCAATCACCACAACGCTGTACGTGCGGAATAGTGTTTGCAGGTTTATGCAAGGCATAGCCAAACCATCTATGGCAACTTTTTACTACTTAATCCTCTGTGTGATACTTGCACTTTTTGTCTGATGTGACCATTTCTATTTTTGTCCAGTCTTCTATGACTGCACATCTATATTTGCATCTAAAGTTTCAATGACAGTTAATCTTGTGGATATGATAAGCATTTTGAGACCCAAAGTTCACCCCATATCACATTGTTGATCTCACAaccattttataaatttaccTTCTCAAGTAGGAATCTCGAAGCAATCTTTCACTTCCATCACTAAAATTCAATCAATCTACTATATTTTCGTCTATTCACGCCATTCACTTCAAAAGATTGAGCACTTCAATCAATATATTTCTATCAACCAATCTACTATATTTTTGTCTATCACATTATTCTCTTCAAGAGATTAAGTGACAGCACAATTTTATCCAATCTCTCTTCACCTTCGTCCTTATGGTAGGAGAGCTAAACTTGGATATATATTACGTCTTACTTCAACTTATCCTAAAAATTTGTTCAGTGAAACGCTTCTCCATACCCAAATTCCAATCAACTCCCTTGTTAGTAAAGTAAAGTTGTCATCTTAACTAGCGaaatgtaatatttatatttcacatttttgtAGTTTTACTCCAATAAAaattttccttgaaaaatttCACAAGGAATCAAGGATCAcagtaataataaaatcactGGAGTATGTGAAGTATTTTCCATTGAATATTGAAGTCATCTACAACAAACgcttatataaaatttcataagaGTTTCTTTCTGATAATTCTATGCCTTTACATCATTATTTAGTATTTAGCTTATCATCATACCTGGTATATAATAGgaatcaaaagaaaactcaaaaaaaataacaggTAATCAACATAAAACAGAAATCAAGTCCCTAAATTCATCAAACGACACTGATACATCAGAGCAATTAAAATTCTAGGGCTTAAAAGAGTGAGAAACCACACATTCATCAGAAGAGCAGACAAGATAAAACAGAAATTAACCTCAGATCTGGTGTTGATATGGCTGACATCAGCGGCAACACCAGGAGTTCCGGCAATATCGTAGAGTGCAAGTCTGGAAACTAAAGGATTCAGTTTCATGAGAAGTGACAGAGGCTGCCCGATCCCTCCAGCTGCACCTAAAATAGCGACTTTCCTGTCCGGAGCAGATTCCGATGCAAATCCCCGGCGTGTGAGGCCGGCGGTTGAGGTTCTGCGAGCCAGTAATCTCACCACGGATGTCCTCATTGCTATGTCGGAGAAAAACCTGAAGCGAAAATGTTAAAAGGGAGTGTTGAGTTGCGTGAGCCGTGAAGTCGACTAGAGTTTTTATAGTGGTGATagattcaaaaatttcaaaggaATGGGTCCACCTGATTTTCTGCCGCTAAATATTCCCACGattcatttttacttattcCATCTACTacttaaaaatggaaaaatccTATAGAATTTGGAtagaatgataaaataaaatatatattttatttttttatatattaatttttttttaaaaaaataatttacttttaaattgaaagaatattataaaatttttaaaatatttggtcaattttatttgttatttagcattatctttcaaaaatcttttgagtttttctatcccatatttaatttgaataatttaaatttgtgttaaTTCGGAGATAGTACTCAAAAGTTAGAACCTTTGATCAATGGGGAATAAGTTTTGTTAAAAGTAAGTGTTGACGCCAAGTTCAGCGGTGATTTGGCTAGCGTTTGACCATAGATTTCTAAATATTCttgacaaatattatttgggtgAATTTTCACCATGTATTTGGCCATAGTACTTGGGAAGTATATTTCActttatagaaaaatatgatttatattcataagtcttaaaaactataaaaactaatcataagtttgtattacaagtcaattgaatcttcGTTACAACAATAAGAAATAGTGTTCATGATACTAGATCAATGTGGtgatttggagtgagtgcaacaagcatCATTCCAAAGTAGACAAAACACATGATTTTGTTATCATGAGCAGAatgttcatcattttcatcaataaccGTATCATCATTTTAACATTCActgaatatttcatcactacttTGGTGTTAAGTAGTGTtcgtaaaaaaattatgtaatacaaccCAAAGCAATAACTatagagggtgtttttgtaaaagttaaaagtttggagtaaaattacaattttaaaatatcccaaataatgagatttaaCCCCGATACtagaaaaaattagtatttgaaaatttggaatatttatcaaataatgacAAAGTGTATGGACTAACACTATTTGCCAAATCTatttccaaatattatttgaaaaatctatggccaaaccaATGTATTTTCTTTTAGTAAAAATCAAAAGTAGAACATCATCTATTTGACTATTTATGACTTTTGCCTAATAAGTAACCGTTTATAGGCCCATCAAACCGGTTCTTAATAAGTAACTATAAGTTATGTTTTACACACGGTATACAATAGTAATTTCATacaatgtttaaatttttttttcatgatataattaaagtatagaattagtcattttatatataaaaaaaaaagtgaatagtTAATCTCATGGAGATATCAATTATTTacctttttatcaaattttatacGTTTCTAGTTCACTAACAAATATAGCATATTCTTTTTATCTTAATCAATCACAATGAAGCATATTATCTTCAAATATCTTTGCGCATGCGACCAAGTTCTCATCTTTATGATATCgagaacatttatttttatgccTCATACAGCAAAACACAAGTTATACTTTTTGTTTTACAAGTTAGTGAACCCAATTCTTTACACTTTTTTTGGTACAAACTTTGAGTCCACCAATTTGTGAAACAAAAAGAGAACCTCACACAACTTGTATCAATTATGCGAGACAAATGTAAAATGCATATAAATACATCTAAGAAATGCATCGGAGTGTGATGCCAGCGATGTGTTTGATGGGAGTGAGACATTCGAAATGAATATACAGTATTCGAGCAACATCCTCGCGGAAAATGTATGTTCTGGCAAATAAAGCTCTTGAACAGACTCCTACATGTACAAAATTTCATAGATGCAGATTGACATTCCCCAGCCACAGCTTGACGGCCTCATTACCCTCTTCAATTGTAACAACTTCAACCTTCGCAATACTATAGAGATAGAGAAAGAGAACTCTCTAGTAAACGATCCAAATTTTAAGGGAAAAGTAGCAATCAAATCTGAAACAGGGAAGCTCAGTAAACATTAGGGAAGTGCTACATCCCAAGGGAGTTTAATGTAGGCGCAAGCAATTTCACAGCTCGAAGTGGAACCAAAtcaaaatactaataatagttgTAATAATCTCCATAAGCTAACCTCGATAACAACGAGAACAACTTTTGGATGTTTTGATTTTGACAACTTGAAGTGAAAGACAAAGTCCCTTAGATGTTCGTTAACAAAGAGAGTCAGTAGGTTGGCCATATATCTTCTTTATCCAGTCCAGAACATCCACACAATCTTCATGCCCAATGAAATGCCTTCACATAGAGAGGGATTTCGGGTTAGGACAAAATGAGTGAAGATTTTTGTTTCTATAGTTCAAGTTCATACCTGTTTATTGTACGATAGGTCTTCAATACTGCAGCTTGACGGTGATTTCTTATATCTTTCCGCATACGAAGTGACTCGGGCATCTGGAGATGGCCATCCTGACTGTTATATGAATCACATATGAAGCTAAGAACCTTTTCCTGTAAATGCCAGTTTCAGATGTCAACAGGAGAATTTGACGTGTTTCATGGCTCATGCTACTGAGAGATAAGGCCCAATAAAAGGTATGATTAAACaattaaacaatttttcatagGGGAAGAGACGACTGCCTCTGCACATGAAACAACCACGTtccttgaaaaaagaaaaactgaaaattatcACATGCCAACTCCAAGTCAAAGAATCGCTATTTCTTACAATTGATTGTCACTGCCTATATTTTCCCTTAAGGCATGCTTTTGGTAAAAGAGAAGTCCCAAGGCAAGAATAAGCGTCTAAAACCAAAGGAGGTCATCGTGAAACTGATTGTAGCTCtatgaaaaaaagaagtaaacaaTTTGAAAGAGAATCTTCCCACACTAAGGTAATTATTGCTAAGAAAAGGACCCACTATTGTTCTGAACCTCCCAGAATCAACCTTTCATATCCAGACTGACACAACACAGAATATACCAACCATGGGATACCCAAAGAGATGATGAAAAAATCCGCATATATATAATGCATGCATGACTGTATGAATATCATACTGTCAATAAAAGGAACAGTGAACAACTTTTATAGACCAGCAGAACTCAGCTACTGCATCCGGAATGAAGAGAAATGTCCAACTTGATAAAAGTtctatataacaaaaaaaaaaggcacaACAATTCCttataaaacagaaatggcatACCAAAGGTTTAGAAGCATCTATCCACTCATAAATCTGTTCATTGCGAAACCATGTCATCTGCCTTTTTGCAAAATTTCTGCACAAGAATATAAGAATCAGTCAATCAGCTTATAACTTGCAAGAAATAACATTAtagacaacaacaacataccaagACGAAACCAATCCTACCTCGTAGAAATAGAGATGATGTTACCGATAGACCCGgatttaaaaaacattttcagCAGTTTCAATATGGGAAAAGTAACAACGGAATAATGTGAAATGGAGAGCATTACGCAACATAGAGAAGAAAGAACTGTAAAACCAGCGCTAAGAGAATATTACTAATACTACTGCCAAGAAACTACAAGAGTATTTCTAATACTACTGCCAAGATATAGTATTATAGACGATCCAATCAAATCAGGAAAACCAGCACTAAAAGCATGGACCAGACCCAAATGTATGGAAGGGACCAGAGCCCAGACAGGAGTAAGGGTTGACCAATTTAGGCAGCACTATCAGAAGTTCCTCACTTTTGCATCCACAATCATCCATACTGCTCTTTTCTCATCTTGAAAAGTAACTATAGTATCAAGAAGTGTGGCTTGATCAGCAGACAAGAAAGAGAGGGTTAAGTAGAAAGTTGTCTTCAACAATGACAGGGGAGACATGATTAAAATTCTATCAGGAATAGTTGTGGAACTTTTTGCTGATCCATACAATGACTACAACATATAAGCATCCAGAACTAAACTGTGACGCTACAGAGAAAAACAGCAGATAAATACAACATTTAAATGTCAAGAAAGAAAGGTTGTCTTAATATGTGAAATAATAGAGGAAGTGTTTGTTATGACTTATGACAGTAGTTATTTTCTAAGAAAGACATTTTCATGAGGAAGTCATGCActagtgcttggttactggggGGTGACGGGATGAACTCCCTCACTTATGGACGAAAGCCATTTTCGTTATAACTATGTTGACTATTAATTCCATATCAATTGCTCCAACCAACACTTAGACATAATTATTAATCTTTATTACTCAAATTTTGGTAAAACACTATCCAATTTCCTAAAAATATTGTCTTTGGTATGTATATttccaaatataatttttcactcaccaaccaaacacgAGAAAACATTTTCTGGGAAAATAATCTTCCACTGAAAAACATTTCCCCggaaatattttcaataaaataatttccgTTAGATCAAACACATTTCAATCAAGGGGGCCTTAATGGTTCATACTAAAAGGCCATTTTATTGAAAgataacattttgaaaaattatattatattacacAATAAGACAGTCGTTTTCCCGACATCCATATCTTCTATACAAGAAACCAAGAACAACTAAGATCATCACAATTTGAGACAACTACATAGTCACAGTGAAAGTAAAATACCGTGATTCTTTCTGAAATTCAGATAAAAAATCATGGAAGTCCCCAGCAGAACTCCATCCTCCATCTTCCCTACACCTTAGAAGGTATTCCATTGCCTAAAAGATTTTGAACAAACACATATTAGTAACCAAACTATTGGACTGTGTTCAAGCTATAGGGATGCAAATATACTTGTCGGTAACCAATTGCCCGAGTAGCAGAATTCGAGTTCGGCAAAAGACCCACATCAAGAAGCCACCTGGCCTCAGATAGAATTCCATCTGCTCCTGCAGTATCCAACatcataatgaattaattaGGATCAAGGTATTCTAAAAAAAGTTGTTAAGGAACTAAAATGGAAAGCTCTTATTtaaaagaaagatttatttaGTTGAAGCAACGATTAGTATCTCAAGGACTACAAATTTAAAGCACACTGGTTAACTCTTGGAAGAAGAATTAACCTTTATTAACAAAATGATCACTGGTACTTATTTAAATTGCTCACATTTCACTATCCAATTTCCAAAGAAAATGCTTCTCCAGTTATTCAGAAGAAACTTATCTGAAATACATATCCTTAGATGACAAGAAAActatgaacaaagaaaaagaaaggatcAAATTACTACATCTAATCTTTCCAAAATGTGAGAAAAAAATCCTCCAGTCTTgtcaaaatattatgaaacgAAGAAGGGCAGGAAGGGAGGAAGGAAGAGAAGCAGATAATTAGTCTTAGGTATCATGATAACCGCAAAAATCTTAAGGCAAAAGAATGTTCTCCCTAGAAGGCTTGTGAATAATGGATGAGGCTCTGATTAAGAATTCTAAgaccttaaaaaaatattaaataaagcaaataattataaaaatttcatttatctTTTACCTAAGAGCATATCTTCACACCGAAAATCAATTGATCTATAGAGATCTATCCTACTGGTGGAAaggaaataacaaagaaaatcatAATCCAAATCCTTTATTTCATTCTGCTGCAATTTGTCATCTGAAGTCTTGACATCAGCAGCATCTATTTGACCTGATACGAGCTGTTCTCTGAAAGAATTATATGGTACTTCAAAAGCTGATGGAGGCGACCCAGTAGACTGCAAGACAAAAATGTATTTAGTTTTTtcatctaaagatgaattgaaCAGGCTGCGACAACATGGACTAACAGTTGGGCACATCTCAATCCAGTCTCAACTATTCCATAACCCCAAAGAGCTCTTATGAAACCAATACAAGTTCTCTATACAAGTACATCAAGAGTTGACAGGAAACACAGGATCCCTCAATCACATCGGGAAGTGACAAAAAATAACACAGAAACCTCTAATGTCAACCTAACTCATACAACATGTGATCAAGCTTACAAAGAAGGGGTTAAAATCAGACGATCACACATGAAAGTTTCACAATTTTACCTTAACAATTTCAAGCCTGCGACGCAAGCGATACCAATCATTTGCCGGTAAAGACTGGGCACCGGGATCACCAGCTTTAACCAACAACTGAACAGCAGCATTCCAGTCCTCATCATTCTGTAAACTTGCAAGCTCTGAGTCGACTTCAGCAGCAATCTCTCGAGAGGCTTTTGGAACATCTGGCCTCCCATAAATAAACCTTAAACGTTGGACAGAATTTATTATGTGAGTTGGAAGATCATGCCCCTTTAGGTTAAGTGACTCAGTTGTAGAGTCTGCATGAAAAAGGAATTCTTGTACACCCAAGATCCAATTCTATTATCAGTTACAGGAT
Proteins encoded in this window:
- the MMDH2 gene encoding malate dehydrogenase, mitochondrial, whose protein sequence is MRTSVVRLLARRTSTAGLTRRGFASESAPDRKVAILGAAGGIGQPLSLLMKLNPLVSRLALYDIAGTPGVAADVSHINTRSEILGYAGEEQLGKALEGADVVIIPAGVPRKPGMTRDDLFNINAGIVKSLCTAIAKYCPHALVNVISNPVNSTVPIASEVFKKAGTYDEKRLFGVTTLDVVRAKTFYAGKAKVNVADVNVPVVGGHAGVTILPLFSQATPSANLSSEDIQALTKRTQDGGTEVVEAKAGKGSATLSMAYAGAIFADACLKGLNGVPDVVECSFVQSTVTDLPFFASKVRLGKNGVEEVLGLGALSDYEKEGLEALKPELKSSIEKGIKFANA
- the LOC101258827 gene encoding tRNA dimethylallyltransferase 9, which translates into the protein MISTVGTGGVRISSYLRLPYTVETLLRRRRLFTSCSASSTKEKVIVISGPTGAGKSKLALELAKRINGEIISADSVQVYRGLDVGSAKPSFDERKEVVHHLVDILHPSEDYSVGQFFEDARQTTRDILDRGRVPIVAGGTGLYLRWFIYGRPDVPKASREIAAEVDSELASLQNDEDWNAAVQLLVKAGDPGAQSLPANDWYRLRRRLEIVKSTGSPPSAFEVPYNSFREQLVSGQIDAADVKTSDDKLQQNEIKDLDYDFLCYFLSTSRIDLYRSIDFRCEDMLLGADGILSEARWLLDVGLLPNSNSATRAIGYRQAMEYLLRCREDGGWSSAGDFHDFLSEFQKESRNFAKRQMTWFRNEQIYEWIDASKPLEKVLSFICDSYNSQDGHLQMPESLRMRKDIRNHRQAAVLKTYRTINRHFIGHEDCVDVLDWIKKIYGQPTDSLC